TAAGAATTTAGATAGCAAATACAACGGATAGCCCATTCTAGTAAATAGAATATATAAAAAAACACCACTAACAATTCTATTTGCTGCTTTAAATGTATTTTTTCATGATTAATTAAAACAATGTCGTCCTTTAAGGCATCATCTTTTACTATAATAAAAGGCCAAAGTGTTAAGCCCACATAATTTTTTACAAAAAAAAGTTTTGAAACTAGAATCATTATAAGGTATTACAATCTATATATTTGTACTGCTAAAAACGTGCCGAAACTCTTTTTTAGGAGTTTTAGCCAAAATTGACACTCGTTTTTAGTTTGCTATTAAAATAAACGTTAAAAATTATTTTAAATTCTATATTCGGCAAAGAAGAATTAAATTTACAAGAACCAGAAGCATCTAAATGAAAAAAATTATCCCTATAGAAGAAGGTGATTTTTACCTTTCGGAACAAGGATATAAAGTTTTCACCGAGAAGTATCACTTAAAACGCGGTTATTGTTGTGAAAGTGGTTGCAGACATTGTCCCTATGGCTACAACTCCAAAACCAATAAGTACACGTAAATCAAGGTGTTTCGGCATGATTCTTGTTATTTCTAATAATTAGAATATATTAATAACCCTTTAATAAAATTTGTTATGAAAACATTTAAAATTTTAGCGCTGCCTATTTTTGCACTGCTGGTATTAAGTTCCTGTAGCTCTGTTCGTGTAATGGCAGATTATGATAAAAAGGCAGATTTCAATACCTACAAAACATATGCTTTTTATAAAACAGGAATAGACAAGGCTCAAATTTCTGATTTAGACAAGAAAAGAATTTTGTATGCTATTGAAGCAGAAATGAGTGCAAGAGGTTTTTCAAAATCTGAAAACCCAGATGTTTTAATAAGCATTTTCACCAAAGAAAGAGAACAAGTAGATATCTATAACAATTACTGGGGTGGTGGCTTTGGATGGGGTTGGAACCCTTATTTCTGGGGAGGACAAAATATGTATGGCAACCAAGTAAGTACCCGTACAGAAGGTTCTTTATATATTGATCTAATTGACGCTAAAGACAAGCAATTGGTATGGCAAGGAAAAGGTGTCGGTTCTTTATACCAAACCAAAAATATAGAAAAGAAAGAGGAACGTATTCAGAAATTTGTTTCTGAGATATTGAAAGCTTACCCACCAATGGCATCCAACTAAAAAATATTTTTTCAAAAATAATAGCGAAAGCAGAACCTATGTTCTGCTTTTTTTATGCCCTAACCGTAGTAAAATCCTACCTATCTATCTGTACTATATTTCGTATCTTTAAGTCGAAAATAAATAAGAAGTATGTCCTACGAAAGCAATCCTATTTTAGATAAACTACCCGTACATTTAAGGCAATTTATTAAACCTCAGGATTATAGCGATTATACCGCCATCAATCAGGCTGTATGGCGCTATGTGATGCGTAAAAACGTAGATTATTTAAGCAAGGTCGCTCATAAATCCTATTTAGAAGGACTCCAGAAAACAGGTATTTCAATTGATGATATTCCTAACATGTACGGCATGAATCGTATTCTAC
This genomic stretch from Cellulophaga algicola DSM 14237 harbors:
- a CDS encoding DUF4136 domain-containing protein; this encodes MKTFKILALPIFALLVLSSCSSVRVMADYDKKADFNTYKTYAFYKTGIDKAQISDLDKKRILYAIEAEMSARGFSKSENPDVLISIFTKEREQVDIYNNYWGGGFGWGWNPYFWGGQNMYGNQVSTRTEGSLYIDLIDAKDKQLVWQGKGVGSLYQTKNIEKKEERIQKFVSEILKAYPPMASN
- a CDS encoding DUF5522 domain-containing protein, whose product is MKKIIPIEEGDFYLSEQGYKVFTEKYHLKRGYCCESGCRHCPYGYNSKTNKYT